The following coding sequences are from one Capsicum annuum cultivar UCD-10X-F1 chromosome 3, UCD10Xv1.1, whole genome shotgun sequence window:
- the LOC107864114 gene encoding probable linoleate 9S-lipoxygenase 5, with amino-acid sequence MGCTEILEKLLETVCGKQHDVRIERDPSNGTSSIKIKGTVVLRKKNALNFNDAGSAFLDRMHELFGKHVSLQLISAVHADPGNGSKGKLGKPAILEWTSSKTWISVEEAAVNITFDWDESIGVPGAFIIKNYHHSQFYLKTLTLQDVPGHGEVHFVCNSWVYPAHRYNYDRVFFSNKTYLPCNTPEPLQPYRNEELVNLRGTGSGMLKEWDRVYDYAVYNDLGYDRPVLGGSKDHPYPRRGRTGRPLTKRDSSLESRLPLPSLNIYVPRDECFNHVKFKDFLAYSATSIGRVIIPQTASLLARPFNEFISFKHVLGFYKDNAAEGCMPWKMFKVQFHKFPIPHVIKEDNSAWRTDEEFGREMLAGVNPLIIQRMQEFPPTSKLNPEVYGNQTSKITREHIETYMDGLTVDDAIKHNRLFILDYHDILMPYLKRVNSTTTKIYASRTLLLLRDDGTLQPLAIELSLPHPQGDKHGSSSQIFTPCSDESAEGYVWHLAKAYVAVNDSGYHQLVSHWLNTHAVIEPFIIATNRQLSVLHPIYKLLQPHFRDTMNINALARHILISAGGVLELTVFPSKYALEMCSSIYKNWVFTEQALPADLLKRGVAVPDPSEPHGLKLLIKDYPYAVDGLEIWSAIEGWVNDYCSLYYTTDDMIRDDTELQSWWTEVHDEGHGDLKDEKWWPQMQTKAELIQICTTIIWVASALHAAVNFGQYPYAGYLPNRPTISRRFMPEPGTPEYAELESNHELAYLKTITAQFQTLLGISLIEMLSMHSTDEIYLGQRDTPEWTSDTQPRHALERFRDKLIEIEKSIMDRNNDSTFKNRNGPVQMPYTLLCPNASGDNSATGLTGKGIPNSVSI; translated from the exons ATGGGGTGTACAGAGATACTGGAGAAATTGCTGGAAACGGTTTGTGGGAAGCAGCATGATGTTCGAATAGAACGCGATCCTAGCAACGGTACAAGTTCCATCAAGATCAAGGGAACAGTTGTATTGAGGAAGAAGAATGCATTGAACTTCAATGATGCTGGTTCTGCCTTTCTTGATCGAATGCACGAGCTCTTTGGCAAACATGTCTCCCTACAGCTCATTAGTGCTGTACATGCTGATCCTG GAAATGGATCAAAAGGGAAGTTGGGAAAACCAGCAATTTTGGAATGGACATCCTCCAAGACTTGGATATCAGTGGAAGAAGCTGCAGTCAATATTACATTTGACTGGGATGAGTCAATAGGAGTTCCTGGTGCTTTCATTATAAAGAACTATCATCATAGCCAGTTTTACCTGAAGACACTCACTTTACAAGATGTTCCTGGACATGGTGAAGTTCATTTTGTCTGCAATTCTTGGGTGTATCCCGCACATCGCTACAACTATGATCGCGTGTTTTTCAGCAACAAG ACATACCTGCCATGCAACACGCCAGAACCCCTTCAGCCATACAGGAATGAGGAGCTCGTTAATCTTCGGGGTACAGGTTCTGGCATGCTCAAAGAATGGGATAGAGTTTATGACTATGCAGTCTACAATGATTTAGGATATGATCGACCTGTGCTTGGTGGATCTAAGGATCATCCATATCCTCGCAGAGGCAGAACAGGCCGTCCACTGACTAAAAGAG ATTCTAGCTTAGAGAGCCGGTTGCCACTTCCGAGTTTGAACATTTATGTTCCGCGAGATGAATGTTTCAACCATGTGAAGTTTAAAGATTTCCTTGCATATAGTGCCACATCAATTGGCCGGGTCATAATTCCACAAACCGCATCTCTGTTAGCCAGACCTTTTAATGAGTTCATCAGCTTCAAACATGTACTAGGATTCTACAAAGATAACGCTGCAGAAGGATGCATGCCATGGAAAATGTTCAAAGTGCAATTTCATAAATTTCCAATTCCTCATGTAATTAAAG AAGATAACTCGGCATGGAGGACAGATGAAGAGTTTGGACGTGAAATGCTGGCTGGAGTTAACCCTTTGATCATCCAACGTATGCAG GAATTTCCACCGACAAGCAAGTTAAATCCTGAAGTGTATGGCAACCAAACCAGTAAAATAACGAGGGAGCACATTGAAACTTACATGGATGGACTAACTGTGGATGAT GCAATTAAGCATAACCGGCTATTCATCTTAGATTATCATGATATACTTATGCCTTACCTTAAACGGGTTAACTCAACAACCACAAAGATCTATGCTAGTCGTACCCTCCTTCTACTCCGAGATGATGGAACGTTGCAGCCACTTGCAATTGAACTGAGCTTACCACATCCACAAGGAGATAAACATGGTTCCAGCAGTCAAATATTTACCCCGTGTAGCGATGAGAGCGCTGAAGGCTATGTCTGGCATCTGGCCAAAGCTTATGTTGCTGTGAATGACTCTGGATATCATCAGCTCGTCAGTCACTG GTTGAACACCCATGCAGTGATAGAGCCATTCATTATAGCAACAAACAGACAATTGAGTGTGCTTCATCCAATCTATAAGCTTCTACAACCCCATTTCCGCGATACAATGAACATCAATGCTTTAGCTAGGCATATTCTCATTAGTGCAGGTGGGGTACTTGAATTGACGGTATTCCCATCCAAGTATGCCTTAGAAATGTGTTCTTCCATCTATAAGAATTGGGTGTTTACTGAGCAGGCACTCCCTGCAGATCTGCTTAAGAG aGGAGTTGCAGTGCCAGACCCAAGTGAGCCTCATGGCCTTAAACTTCTGATAAAGGATTATCCTTATGCTGTTGATGGACTTGAGATATGGTCAGCAATAGAAGGCTGGGTTAACGACTACTGCTCGTTGTATTACACAACAGATGACATGATTCGAGATGACACTGAACTCCAATCATGGTGGACAGAAGTTCACGATGAAGGTCATGGTGACTTGAAAGACGAAAAGTGGTGGCCTCAGATGCAAACGAAAGCTGAACTAATCCAAATATGCACCACAATAATATGGGTGGCTTCTGCTCTTCATGCAGCAGTTAATTTCGGGCAATATCCTTATGCTGGTTACCTCCCAAATCGCCCAACAATAAGCCGACGATTCATGCCTGAGCCAGGCACCCCTGAGTATGCTGAGCTTGAGTCAAACCATGAACTTGCTTACCTAAAGACAATCACAGCCCAATTCCAAACACTTCTTGGCATATCTTTGATAGAGATGTTATCCATGCATTCCACAGACGAGATTTATCTCGGACAAAGAGACACTCCTGAATGGACTAGTGACACTCAACCACGACATGCATTGGAGAGATTCCGCGACAAACTGATTGAAATAGAGAAAAGCATAATGGATAGGAACAATGACAGTACATTCAAGAACAGAAATGGACCTGTACAAATGCCTTATACATTACTATGTCCAAATGCCTCTGGTGACAACAGTGCAACAGGACTTACTGGGAAGGGAATCCCAAATAGTGTCTCAATCTGA